The Setaria viridis chromosome 9, Setaria_viridis_v4.0, whole genome shotgun sequence sequence CAGCGTTCAAAAGGGAAATCTATGGGCTGTGGGCCACCACCCGCAATAGAAGCGGAAACAATTTCTTTTTTCCTGCCGTCTCTTTCCGAGTCAGTTGCAGCCCCTTTGCGGCGATCGCCGGGGAGGGGAAGAAAGAagcgatggaggcggcgccgAGCGCGAAGCCGGGGCGGGAGCCGCCTCCCGTCCCTCCCAACTACATCAGCCTCCGGCACCTCCAGGAGCTCCGCctcaaggagaaggaggagcaggagaggcggcggcgggaagaggcggcggccgcggccgctgccgccgcagctaagcgggaggcggaggaggcggccagGGCCGCCGCGAttaagcgggaggaggagggccgcgCCGCCTCGTGGGAGGCCTCCGGCGGGGCCAAGGAGAGGCAGCGCGGGGGGAAGGCGCAAGGGCAGGGGCACCAGTGGGTCGCCGTGGCGCATCGTGCCCCGGCCACGACTGCCCGGCCGATGGCGGGCGGGCAAGGTGCGGCTGGGAAGAGGGAAGCAGCGATtggaggcggcgctggcgagAAGGGGCCGGACAATGCCCCATACGGCAGAGGCAAGCCCTGGGTGAAGGGGAAGTggaaggggagagagaaggagaagcGGGCCGAGGCGGCTCCTGCTCCATCACACGGCGGCAAGCCTGCTGAGGTGGTTCCTGCATCACCGTACGGCGGCAAGCCGGAGAACAAGAGCGAATCGAAGGCGAAGGGGAAAGTCCCGGGAAATCAGGCGGCGGAATCGGGCTCGGGTGGCGGGCGAGTCGAGCCAGCCGACGCAGCCATCTTATCCTCACGAGACTGCTTCCGGCGCGGGAGACCGAAGGGCGCTGGTGGCCGGAGCACAGAGACGTGCACGGGCGTCGCGCCGGTGAAGACGGacggcccgtcgccgccgcgaggCGTCAAGTCGGACGGCATGGGGAAGCCGAAACCCCCGGCTCCCAGGCGCGCAGacgcggtggcgggcggccaTCCGCCGGACGGGAAGAAGGCGGGTCCGGCCCAGGCCCCGCCCACCTCGGCCGCCGACGGCAGCAGCAAACCAACGAGCGGTGGCGAGCTCCGCAAGACCATGGAGGCAAAGCCCGGGGGGCTAGTGGAagggcagcgccggcggcaggTGGTGGAGGCTCAGGCCGTGGCGGAGCTGAACCCACGGCGTGCGAGGTGCGAGGCTGGGGGGCCATGGCGCGGCCGAGGCAATGATGCCGCGGAGCAGCACGGGCGAGTGTGGGTGccaaaggcggcggcggccggatcaTCTGCCGGCGCCGGGCTTTGAAATTGCCGGCGTAGATGAATAATTTGGGTTGCGATTGGAATTGCTTGAAGCTTGGGGCAAATTCCACTCTGGTGAGGGATGGCTTGACTAAGCTTTAGTGAATACCTGACTAGTGAAGGATGGTCTGTGAAAAGAATCGAAGCCATGTTCTTGTtcctcaaatctattttggtgACAGTTTCAAATATGAGATTCTGAAGAAAAATATGAGACTCCGAAGAAAAACTAGTGACTGAATTATTGCAAAATCTCCTAGTCTCTCTGAAATTAAAATTGTTCATCCAAAATGATTTATAAGCAGAATCAAAACATCTAGCTCCCTCCCATCTGCTTGATAGGGGATATCACATTGGTTCTAAAGGGAGCTCTCCCTCTTCAGAGTCCCTCAGCATCCTAAAGCGAGGGGAAGTACCTGCTCAGGCCATAAGGCAGAGCATAGAACTCCTCGCTCCTGGAGTCCTGCTTGTAGGATTTGAACTTCTCCCACCAATGCCAGCCTCTGTCCTTCCTCACACTAGCTTCCCAGTACAAGTGGGTGCAGTCCAGGAGGTAGGCGAGTATGGCTGCTACTGTCGCCGGCGAGGAGAAGATGACGTTGACCATCACATTGAACTGCAATGTCAAGAGGGAGATAGTGATCAGAGTATGAAGACTAGAGGAATTTGTTTCTTGCAATCACGCTGAGTACGCTTACCGCAACGGAATGGGTGTGAACTGGCCCAAAGCCAAAGAACATCTCGTACACTCGGAAGTACTGTGGGATGGACAGTCCGAGGAACAAGGAGATGCTGATTATGAACTTTGATCTCAGGCTGTTGAGATTGCAGTACTGAAGTAGGCTGAGGCCTGCACCAACTGCGTCAAGCAGAAAGCAAGTTCAGATCAACAAAAGAAGATGATATCAAAACTGCCGCTGTCTAACTGATATGGATTGGGACCGTAAAGTCTAACCTGTATAAGCAAAGAGAACACAGTACAGTGCAGCGAAAAGTGACAACGGAATAGATGCAAGAACTGCCCCAAATTTCCCTGTTGATTTGTAGTTCATATCGGTCAGGTGAAGCAGCAATCATTTTAAGTGTTGACGATTGATGCTGCTAAAAGTTTCAGAGAATGGGAGAGCTTACCAAACAATGAGAAGAAAATCATGAACAAGGCTGAGATCTTTATAACTCGCCGGCTTCCAACTCGCGTCAACGGCAACAAACCTGCATTCTCACTTTGAAAGCAACCAAGACAGGTTATTCCAAAATTTTCAGTTTGAACTGGTTCTCTATCTGAACAGCAGCAATAAGAGTAGAATGCATTACACTGAAGCTGCTGTGCCTGTCAATGTACCGCACATCCCATCCAGTATGATGGATATGCCCTGATGTTTCAGAAGTTGCATTCCAGTTAGTGGAATCCTTGTAAAATACGGTCAGAAAAACTGAATAATATCTTTATTCATATTTGATTACCTCCCAGCCAACTCCACGCGAGAACACTGAAGGTGGGCAGAATGTTGCCCCGGCGAATCTTGACACAACGATTAAGGTACCGGTAGACTGCAAGGAAAGTTGCTCAGCATTTGAATCAAATCAGGGTATTTTGCGGGATTTTTTTATCTTGTCTTAGAACAAGCAAAATTACTGTTGAAGATTCCCAATTATCTTTGTGaggatcatttttttttctcaatcaTGAATGGGAACTATGAACCATTTTGTTATTAAGAAGAATGAAAGTACAGTGAGGATCATATATGCTTAACTACTTTTCGTTCTCTGGAATCTTGGCAGCGTTTACTGAATAAGCTTCAGAGTAGAAATGCTCTAGTAACTAGTATGTGCCTTGTTGCTGAAATAAGTAAAAGAACTCGATAACATGATAGCACAAAGAGCAGACCTCAATAAGCGATGCAAAAGAAGCAGCCAGCATGGCGAGGCAATCCTGCCAGCAGAAAATGGGGTACCCCCACTGGAACGGGTAGGGAAACCTGACCCTGCAAGGAGCAGAACACAAGACAGCACAATCGAACGCATCATCAGCTCGGAGCACAGCAACACAAAACAGAAATCAAGAACATCGATCGTGAGCAGTTTAGCCTACCAAGGTGAGCCCTGGATGATCCCGGCCCGGTCGGTGCGGCAGCTGAACTGCGTCACGGGGCCCCTCTCGTTGtaggcgccggccgccgtcagGATCTCGGCGTAGATCCAAACGATGATGATGGTCACCAGCACGGCGCACCGGCCGAACACGAAGCTCCCCTTGACGAAGAAATGGGAGGCGTACTGcaaggagaggaaaaaaaacatggcTGTCAGATATTGCTGAAGCCATGGCACCGTACGGTGCTGTACGGTGGTCATGCTGTTCCTGATCAGTGGCTGCTGTTACCTCTGCGAAGAGCACGAGAAGAACAAGGGCGGGGAGACCAATTTCGATGCATTTGGCGACCTGCAGGAGACGGGTAGCAAGAATCTAGACGGATTAGTAGGGTGCACCGGAGAAAGAGGACGAGAGATTTACTCTGCCGTGCCGACGAGCTCACCCCGGGGAACGTGAAGTAGAAGAGCCCCAGCCCCGAGAGCGTGACGAATGGGAACGCCGCGAGGGGGCTCAGGAACCTGACATGCACGGCGGCACAGCCACATCGTCAGCacaagagcaagaacagctAAACAGGAAGATGACATGAACGGAGGTAGCAAAGCAAGACCTTATGAAGACCCTCCATATGCCGAAGAAGCCGACGACGGCCTGGAAGACGCCGGCGATGATGAGCGCGCCCTGGATCGACCTCATCGTGAGGACGAACCTCTGAAGTGAAACGGCGTCGATCAGAAGCAGATCGGTCAGTCACGCTGCAGAAGAGATCGATCGATGGAACAGAAGAACAAGGCATGGCACGGACCTCGAGAGGGTCGATGATGAGCGCGTGTCGCGGGCTGAGGACGATGGCGACGATCGGGTAGATGTAGGTGTAGGAGCCGCCCATCACGGCGGGGAGCCGCGTGCCGAAGTGGACCTGCAGGAGCGTGTTGATcccggcgaggaagaggatggtcTGGATCACGATCGCCTTCTCAGCCTGCGCCCACGCACGCACTCATCAGTGCTCGTTCGTTCCAGGCAAACGGGAAGGGGAACAAGTAACAACGGAGGAGTGATGCAGTAGACTTACATGGCCGCCGCCCATGAGCGGGACGATGATGGTGGGGATGATGACGGTGGTGCCGAGCATGACCAGGTAGTGCTGGAACGCCACGACCACCGTCGTGACTGCAGACAGACCACGCGCACAGATCAGCGAACCGGCCGTTCAGAGctcacggcggcgccgccgcaatCAGATCAATCAAATCAA is a genomic window containing:
- the LOC117837867 gene encoding nucleobase-ascorbate transporter LPE1, with amino-acid sequence MAPVKAEDLVPHPVREQFDGLDFCITSPPPWLTTVVVAFQHYLVMLGTTVIIPTIIVPLMGGGHAEKAIVIQTILFLAGINTLLQVHFGTRLPAVMGGSYTYIYPIVAIVLSPRHALIIDPLERFVLTMRSIQGALIIAGVFQAVVGFFGIWRVFIRFLSPLAAFPFVTLSGLGLFYFTFPGVAKCIEIGLPALVLLVLFAEYASHFFVKGSFVFGRCAVLVTIIIVWIYAEILTAAGAYNERGPVTQFSCRTDRAGIIQGSPWVRFPYPFQWGYPIFCWQDCLAMLAASFASLIESTGTLIVVSRFAGATFCPPSVFSRGVGWEGISIILDGMCGTLTGTAASVENAGLLPLTRVGSRRVIKISALFMIFFSLFGKFGAVLASIPLSLFAALYCVLFAYTVGAGLSLLQYCNLNSLRSKFIISISLFLGLSIPQYFRVYEMFFGFGPVHTHSVAFNVMVNVIFSSPATVAAILAYLLDCTHLYWEASVRKDRGWHWWEKFKSYKQDSRSEEFYALPYGLSRYFPSL
- the LOC117837868 gene encoding uncharacterized protein, with protein sequence MEAAPSAKPGREPPPVPPNYISLRHLQELRLKEKEEQERRRREEAAAAAAAAAAKREAEEAARAAAIKREEEGRAASWEASGGAKERQRGGKAQGQGHQWVAVAHRAPATTARPMAGGQGAAGKREAAIGGGAGEKGPDNAPYGRGKPWVKGKWKGREKEKRAEAAPAPSHGGKPAEVVPASPYGGKPENKSESKAKGKVPGNQAAESGSGGGRVEPADAAILSSRDCFRRGRPKGAGGRSTETCTGVAPVKTDGPSPPRGVKSDGMGKPKPPAPRRADAVAGGHPPDGKKAGPAQAPPTSAADGSSKPTSGGELRKTMEAKPGGLVEGQRRRQVVEAQAVAELNPRRARCEAGGPWRGRGNDAAEQHGRVWVPKAAAAGSSAGAGL